The Pan troglodytes isolate AG18354 chromosome 6, NHGRI_mPanTro3-v2.0_pri, whole genome shotgun sequence genomic sequence CTTTTCTGTGAGCAGCCTCAGCTCTTCCCCAGCTTATGTTGATATTTAACCCTGTGTATGAATCTGgtagaaggagaagaggaggtaGCAGTTTCTGAGGAAGACAAGCATCGTCTCGTAAGGCACCAACTTTGTTTGAACCCTTTGCATATGCCTAAAGTAAGAGAGGGGGCCATATCTTCCAATAAGGGAATGAGATATTTCTGCAGCCCAAGGGAGTTCAGAGAAATCTGGGTGTTCAAAGTTCTCAACTGCATTTATCTAGAAATCTTTACACCAAGACTGAGTCCCACTCATTCCCTATCATGAGCCAGTCTTTGCTACAGGAGATTTGGTTAGACTGAATGAATCTTCTTTGAAATTCTGTTACTTTTACAGTTCAATTCTGAGTCTTCTCTTCACTTTGTCAGCCCTTTGACTGCAGGGAGTATCTCTTTAATTGCTGCCAAAGAAGCTTTCTGACTCTCACACCTTTAAGTAGAGGTAAGCATGTCATTTTCTCTCCTCAACAATGTTGGGGCACTTAGCAAACATTGACTGAATTCCACTGTCCTTATAGTTACTATTTTCCTTGAACCTTTCAAATACTGGTGCAAAGAGGAGAAAATCTTAACAACTGCATTCACTCCATCATCTCATTGCTCTGGGGTCTATCAGTACCTCCGCTGATGCAGTTCTCTCTGACATCTGCCAGCAAGTGACCCATCTCCAGATTGTCTGCTTTTAGAACCACTTCCAAGAGACTTGGATTGGGCTCCCTAGGAGTGGAGCCTGAGACAGGGATTCCTGTGGAAGTGACATATGGTAGAAATGCTGTCTGGGAAAAGGGAGGAAGGCAAGCAGGATAAGCCAAGGGCAGAGAGCTAACCCAGGATATGGTTTCAGCCACATCCCATAGGACCTCCATAGAGGTGATCTTGTGATGAAACCAGTGGAATGGCTTTTTGTATCTCTCTGTCAGGCAGTCTGCCTCGGGCTGTGGGGATTTTTTGGGAAGGGGTAGAGTATAAATTTGCATGAGGTGGTTTCTGTTCAGCCTACTGTGATTCCCTGAAGGGGAGGTTGTAAGCATTTTTAGAAGACAATTCTCACAGTAGCAGGGGGGTGGGTGTTAGAGTGTGAGTGTGGGGCAGAGAAGCATCAACAGCTCCCAATTCCATGACATGTTCCAAAAAGTCACCTAAGAGAAGAcagaactttttgatatttaggGAGAGAAAAGTCTAATACACAAACGGATTTGGCTTAAGCAACTGGACAGAAGATCCCAACATCAAGGAAATGTCAAAGCTATAGATAAattgtgtgtttgcatgtataGGGTTAGATCCCTGGTTAATTCTCATTAAATTATAAGTTTTTGTTGTCCTCAGGACTGCTGCTAACATCCCATTCTCAAAAAGTGAACAGGAGGCAAaactaaaagttaaagaaaaaagctttatCCCCTTTACCCTAATTCTGGAAAAGAGCATCCAAGTATTTATGTAATggtgaagaagagaaaacaaatttaaaatctgGTCATTTCTCTAAGAATGGTATTTAGTGTTAACCATATGAAAGAAATTGCCAGTAAATCTAGGGAAAGagggtatatgtatgtatgtatgggtGATTTTGTGGAAAACTGTTCAAAACACTTTTGAACCGTGCAGGTTCATGGCcttcagaataataaaaaataaattcaggagAAAAAGTTGCAAACAAATTGTTTTACCAAGACCACATGGTCCAGGCATACTGGAAATAATGACCAAGAGATGAAGAATTATCCCTCATACAAATATCTATCTGGTTAGGCCAAAGAGAGAACAACATCAAAAACAGCTGTGATAACACTGTGAAGATTTCAAAATATCTCACAAATTTAAAGTATTCTACTGGTTATTGTTTCTGTGTTAAACCCAATGTGTATACCCAATCTAAATACCCTGAGCCCAAGATAACAGCAATGCATGACTAAAGGAATGTGTAGCATATGGTTCACTAAAGACCACCAAACATCTCGACCTCCCAACCAGATTAACTGAACCCCTCAGACTTCAAGCTCAACCGAAGAAGAGGTTTGTTCATTTccagattttaagtgtttttcttAAATAACTGTTTTCACAATTATCCTTGTTTATCTGGCCAGACAGTCTGCAGAGCTTCCCTGTCAATCATAGTTGCTTTAAATCTGCTCACCAATAGTTACAATGTCTGGATCAGCTCTGCATTGagttctgttgtttttttctcttgagaatgaATTGTTTCCttgtctcaaattttttttaaaaagcctgtaaATTGTATGTAGAACAGCTGAAAAACAATCCATTTTCAAGAGTAAAAAACAATGGAACTCAATGCAGAGCTGATCCAGACATTGGAATGATCGGTGAGTAGCTTTAACACAACTATGATTGACAAGGAAGCTCTGCAGACTGCCAGGCCAGTTAAACAAGCATAATTGGtgaaaaaaagcatttaagaaaAGCACTTCAAGTCTCTGGAAATTGTACTGAGAGCATAcagcaaacaaagaaaacatttacttAAGAAAATCTATCAAAGCTTGGTCAGAAGAGTGAGAGTCTATGATATTTGAACTACAACCCACtaccttcctcccacctcccagctcaTTATGATAGGAAATCCACTCCAGGCTCGTGCAGCCAAGAGCACTGGGCTTCTTTACTATCAGCTCCCAGTCAAGGGCTCTGGTATCTTCCCAGAAGGGGTAGGTAGCCAAGCATTGCTCATCCCTCTCTTCTCCACGTACACATTGCAGAAGTTAATTTCCAGGAGAGGAAAGACGAGAGGTCAGAGACTTCCTGCTATTACCCAGTCCTCACTCATAGGGCAGGGGATCTGGCTCGAGAGAAGCACGCTGAGGATGCTAGGATCCCACTCATCCTCACTCACAGAGTAGAAGCTCTACACCAGGAAAGGCAAAGCAGGAAGTGCAAAGCTGCTACCCCTGTCTGCCACCCTGAAACTAAAGCAGAGTTGTCACTTAGTGAGAGCTGCACCACCGTCCTCACACCCAGCTCAAGAGCTATGGCTCAGATATTTTGCTCAGGGGAAGAGCCAGGCCATAAAACAGAAAGCTCTGAAAGAATTCACTTTGTTTGAAACAGAGGGTAGGAAAGTTCAAGTCCAACGAAACTCTCAAAAACAATGGAGGTTTtagtggaaggcaaagaagaaggCTGATACATTCATGAGaggtaagaaataaattatagacCAGATAGATTAACTGGGAGAGCCTGAGAAAGAGAGAGCTAAGAAATCTGACCTCAAAGCCACTGCTATAAAGGAATCCAAACTTAATTGTATCAGACTATGGAACAATTTACAACCCAGGGCATTATCAAAAATAATAGGACCATCAGCTGGCAATTAGTGGAGCCTAACAATTGTGTGTGATCAGTGTGACAGTCAAAGAATCCCTGTTAAAATCACTATTACTTCAGGGTCTGCATACATAACCAAGACTGCACCCTCTAAGAGCAATGCTAGAGAGTATACACAGCCAGGGAAATAGTCATGTATCACTTAACGGCGggaatacattttgagaaatgcattgtttagtgattttgtcattgtatgAAAATCATGAAATGTACTTcaacaaacctagatggtacaggctagatggtatagcctagtgctcttaggctacaaacctgtacagcatattactatactgaatactctAGGCAATTGTGACAGTGGCAAGCATTTCTGTATCTCAACatagaaaatatatgttaaaaatacagtataaaagataaaaaatagtacACTTACCATAAACAGAGCGTGCAGGACTAGAAGCtgttctgggtgagtcagtgagaaATGATAGGTAAATGTGTTGACCTGGGGCATTGCTGTACACTGCCTGCTGTAGACTTCATAAACACTGTGCACTTAAACAACACTACAGTTtctttctgaaataataaataaacctcagcatattgttacttttttactctataaactttttttaacttttggactcttttataataacacttagcttaaaacacaaacacattttacagctgtacaaaaatactttctttctttagatccttattttataagcttttttctattcttaatttattttttactttttaaacttaaaaaagaaaaacgaagacacaaacacacacattagcctaggcctacaaaTGGTCATGATCATCAGTGTCACTGTCttctacctccacatcttgtcccaatGGAAAGTAGTCAGTGGCAATAAAAAGCATAGAGCTGTCatttcctatgataacaatgccttcttctggcaTAACCTCTTGAAGGATCTGTCTGGGACTGTTTTATAGTTAACACCTTTTTTGTAAGTAGaatgagtatattttaaaataatgataaaaagcatagtatagtaaatacataaattagtaaAATTAGTATTATTgccaagtattatgtactgtgctATACTTCTAACtctatgtgctatacttttatacaacCACAGCATGGTATGCTTGTTTGTTTATACcaacatcaccacaaacacatgagaaaTGTGATGTGCTATGATGTTACAACAGCTACCATGTCATTAGGTGATAGGAGTtgttcagctccattataatcttatagaACCACCATCTTAcatgcagtccatcattgactgatATATTGTTATGTAGTGCATGAGTATAAACAAATTGATAACCAAATTACAATAATAATCCCCTGGAAGTGAGATAACAGTATCCATAGTGATACAATATAATATCTAAAATGtgtagttttcaacaaaaaattacaagatatgcaaagaaacaggaaagtgtgACTCATACACAGGAGGAAAAGCCAACAATAGAAACTGTATGTGAGAGGGACCAGATGgcatatttaacatttaaattcaaagtagacattataaatatgttcagagaattaaaggaaatgattttatttaaaaagtaaagaaaagtatGATGACAATGTTTCTCTGAGTAGAGAATatcaacaaaaatatcaaaatgataaaaatggcCACATGGAGATTCTAGAGTCTAAAAGTACAATaagtaaagtaaaaaattaaccagaGGAGCACAACTGTATTTTGTAAGTAATGGAAGAAATAATGATTAAACTTCAAGATAGGTCAATAGAAATCACGCAATCCAAAGatcagagacaaaaaagaaatacagaaaaatgaaaaagtgtcAGAGAAATATGGGATACCACTAAGTGTACCAATATACATGTAATGGAAGTACCAGAAGGATAGGAGAGATACAGaagaacataaaaaatatttgaagaaatcatggttgaaaacttctcaaattcgatgaaaaatattaatctacTCACCCACAAAGGTCAATAGACTTCTAGTAGAATAAACACAAAGAGATCTACAGTAGACAAATAATAGTAAAATCTCtgagaaacaaggaaaaaaatcttcaaagcaacaagagaaaagtgTCTTCTCACATCTAATGGAACATCTCACATCTAATGGAATCAgtaagattaacagctgacttctcatcagaaacagtTGAGACCAGAAGGGAACAGGATGACATATTCCAAGtggtgaaagaaaaaacaaggtcAACCACAAATCCTATAGCTggcaaaattatctttcaaaaattaaggcagaagaaagaaattctgagaTAAACTAAATGAGAGAATTTGTTGCTAGCAGACCAaacttacaagaaatactaaaggaattTCTGCAGACTAAAAGCAAGTGACATCAGACAGTGTTTATAAtccacataaataaaataaaaagcattgatAAAAGTAAGTTTTTATGGTAAGTAATTATAAGGAATATATAGTAAgtaattataaaagaaagcatAAATGCATGTTTATTCTCTTCTTTTAACTAGTTTAAAAAAACAGTTATATAAGACAATAAGTATATACCTTATTTGTGAAtggaaaacataaagaaatgtaatatatttaccaAAAATAGCACAAAAGAGTTAGCTAGGAGCAGAACGGTTTTGGAGTAATGAAATGAGATCAGATGTAAATGTGAATCTGAGAAACAAATGAAGataaccagaaaaaataaataaggttaaCATTACAAATGCTAGAAATATGCAAAtgttctcctttcttctcccatctcctttaaaattataagtaacaattataacaatatattgttaagTTTGTAAGTAGGTGAACTATGTATTACAACAATAACAgaacaaaaggaggaaaaagagaatagAGCTATATAGGAGTAATGCTCCTATATCTCACTGGCATTGTTAGTATAAATCTGAAGCCAATCTGATAAGATATATATGTTAAGCTCTAgagcattcatttaaaatataatttaaaaatcaacaaaggatttaaaatgttatacagtgatccctcagtatctgtgggggCTTGGTTTCAAACCAAGGTTCCAAAAGAGGAACCCCACAGATACAAAAATTCACAGATGCTCAAGttctttatataaaattgtatactatttgcatataacctacatacATCATCCTGTATACATTAAATCattttagattacttataatacctaatacaaggtAAATAGTTGTTATTCTATATTGTTTAGgaaatcatgatttttaaaaagcatgtacatgttcagtacataCACAACAAacctttttttcccaaatattttttatctgcagttggttgaatccaagaTGAAGAATCCATGGATATGAAGGGTTGACTGCCATAgaaaaaatattcacttaatgCAAACATAATATGTGTAATGAAAACGTTAAATGATGTTGTTGAAAAGGTGGACAACATGCATAAACAAGAAAAGGTTTCTGATAGACAGCttaaaactataagaaataatataatgGAAATGTTATAAATAAAACCACGATATGGGAGATGAGGAATTATTTTCACAGGTTCATTGGTAGATTCAACATAGCTGAAGAAAGAATTAACAAACTTAAAAATAGGCCATAGTGTATGCATAGTACAAGTTTCCTAGGTTTCCTACTGCTATGGTTTGCACGTCCctttcaaaactcatgttgaactCTGGTGGCCATTGTAATAGTGTTGAGAGGTGGAacttttaagaggtaattaggttaTGAGGGTTATGCTCTCAGGCATAAATTAATGTCATTATTGGGGGAGTGGATTCATTTTCATGAGCATGAATAAATTCGTGTGAGGGCAAGAGAGTTCagcctctcttgctctctctccctcttgcatttctgccttccaccatggaatGACACAGCAAGCAGGCCCTTGGCAATGCCAGCACCATGcctttgaacttctcagcctctgaaatcatgagccaaataaacttcttttctttataaattacttagcctGTGCTAgtctaacaacaaaaaacagattaaGATAGAAAACGTGCACCAAGAGTGGGGCttttgctataacaaatacctgaaaatgtggaagtggcttttaGCTGGGTAATGAGCAGAGGTTGGAAGAATTTGGaagagcaggctagaaaaatcCTAGACTACCATAAATTGAACACTAAGGGAAATTCTGGTAAGAactcagaagaaaagaagaaatgtagaaaaatctgaaacttttaaaAGATTACTTAGGTGGTCGTGATAAGAATATTGATAGAAATATGAAAAGTAATGGCCATTTTGATGAAAGCTGAGACAGAAAAGAGGAATGTCCAtcctttttttaaagtaaaggcCATTCTTTTTATGAGGTGGCAAGGAACTCAACTGAATTGTgcctgtgttagtctgttctcacattactataaagaaatacctgagactgggacatttatcaaaaaaaagaggtttaattggctcatgattctataggctgtacaagaagcatagtggcttctgcttttcAGGAGGCCTCTAGAAGCTTCTattcatggctgaaggcaaaggagATGCAGGCTTCTTACATGGCAggggcaggagcaagagagagaagggaggtgctacacactttttaaaTGGCCatgtctcatgagaactcactcacaatcTATCTCAAGGACAGTGCCAAGGGGAATGGttctaaaccattcatgagaaatttgcACCCATGgttcaatcacttcccaccaggccccacctccaacactggggattacaattagacataaggtttgggcagggacacagattaAAATTACATCTGTGTCCATGCCCATGGGTTTTATGGAAGGTAGAATTTAAGAGTGATGAATGAGactatctggtggaagaaatttctaagcaaaatattgAAGGATCTGCATGGCTACTTTTAACCATATGCAGtaaaatgtaagagaaaagaaataaagatgaaatctataaccaaaaaaaaaagcagaatgaaaagattttgaaaattttcagcctGCCCACGTAAAGAATGAAAATGTGTGTTTAAGAGAACAGACCAAGGGTGTGACCAAGTGACCATTTGCTAATGAGATTAGTATAAATAGAAGGGCTCATCAAGGCAatgggcatttcagagatctttgaggctgctcATCCCATTACAGGCCTAGAGATCTAGGAGGGCAGAATGGCTTTGGGGAATGGGCACAGGGTATGCTTCACAGGCCACCTGGAGTTGCTGCTCCCTGCATTCCTGGACAGTGTTCATTGGCTGCTCATGGTGTGGTTCAAGTAACCCCAGGTGTGGCTTGACCTATCACTCTGGAAGGAAGGTACAAATGGTAGACTTTGGTGGCATCCATTTGGTGTTAATTCTGCAGGCATGCACAGTGGAAGAGCTACAGAGGCATGActtcctccacctagatttcaaaggatgccaCGTGAAGCCTGTGGGCTCAGGCAGAAACTTGCTGCAGGAGCAGAGTCACCACAGAAAGTGTTCACCAGGGGATGCCTAGTGAAGCCATGGGAGCAGAAATGCCCGACACTCAAGAACTGCAGAGCTACTAGTGTGCAATGCCAGCCTGGGAGAACTGCAGGCACTAGACTCTAACCTGTGAGGGCTGCTGAGAGGACTGACCACAGCAAAGGCTTGAGGACTCAACCCCAACCCCAGCATGCCcaggatgtgggacatggagtcaaaggagattattttccAGCTTAAAGACTTAATGTTGTTTTCCCTATTGGGTTTTAGACTTACTTGAGACCAGTCAACtcttttttcttgcctatttctttcttttggaatggaaatgtcTATTCTATGCCTGTCTTACATCATATTTTAGAAAGATGTAACATTAATTCACAAGCTCACAGATGAAGAGAAATTTTCCTTGGGGTAAATCGTGCCTTGAGTCTCGCCCATATCTGACTTAGATGAGACACTTGAcattggacttttgagttgatgctggaatcAGTTAAGACATTTAGCAGCTATGGGGAAGGgatgaatgtattttgtatgtgagaaGGACACTACTTTTGGAGAACGAGGGGTGAAGTGCTATGAcatgaatgtcccctccaaaactcatgttgaaatttaattaccACTGTGACATTGTTAAGAGGtaagacctttaagaggtgattaagtcatgagggatatcccctcatgaatgaattagtgTTGTTTTCACAGGAGTGAGTTTGTTATTCTGAGAGTGGATTTGTTATGAAAATGAGTTTGGCCCTCTCTTGCCCTCTCACTCTggccctctcttgcccttccaccttctgccatagGATGACACAGCACGAAGGCCCTTGTCAGATGCCGGTGTTATGCTCTTgaatcataagccaaataaattttCAGTGTCCAGAATCATAAGCCaagtatgtttattttctttacaaataatCCAGGCTGGTAGTAtttatattctgttatagcaatgcaaaatggactaccACTATCTTATTATGACTATACTAGAACCTAATTATAGACATCTACTATCTAATTATTTGGATCTTATATCTTATATTTCTACCagaagttggttttttaaaaaccctattcGCCAGCATTCAGATCAATACTTAGTATTCTCAGAGTTTTATGTTTTTCCAATCTGATGGATGTGATATAGTGGATGGCTAAATAAACTTTGGCAAGATATTTAAATTCTCTGAGCTTCTATTGTCTCATCTCTTAAAGGATACTTCTCTGGattaatgaattagaaaaaagGTATTCTTTCTGGTCAGAAGAGATCCTCATTTACTGGGCTTGGAAACCATGGGCACCTTTGTTTAAGCAAAAGTCTCCCCTTTCTCCAGCCAATGCAGTGCCACCAGAGTCCATTGGTTGGCTTGCAGAGCATGGGCTGGCTGAATTTAAAGCTCATTCCCCACCTTGTCTGGTACTTTAATGCAATGCAAACTACCCAAACATACATGACGGTTATCACTCCTCACAGGACAAGACAACATGGCATCCTCACACAGTACTCTTCAAAATTCTCAGTAGCCTCATCATCCCACTGCTGAACAGCTCAATTTTCTCACTTACTTTAGGGCTGGTAGAATCTGCTGATTGTTGTTGTTTAGGTAAACTTCTTCCTTATAAGGACTTCTTCCAATATTATGTGAAATTCCAACACTTACACTACCAAACAGCCAATCCCTGTAATTGCTAGAAAGCCGGGAGTCAAAAGAGTggcctcttatttttaaaaaattctgcccATAGAGAAGATATACATGATAGTACTGAGACTGTTGGATTTGAGAGACGGAGAATCAGAAGACATTATAAAGTTTGAAGTCTAGATCTGGATACAGTCTGAACAGACATAGTTGTCTTTAACAGCcataaaatacaggatgctcTCTAGAATTAGTCATTTAGTTCTTATTTGCCCCTGTCTCTATACTCACCACAAAGAAGGGCAGTGAAAGGAATATGCTGAagcttaacaaaaataaattttcctccatttttatcctcaaatatttttatcttctttacaCCACAAGTATCTCCTGAATGAGAAGCATTCCAATCCTCATATTGCCATTCTAGACTGGTTCTGTGACAAATCGTAAACAGTGTTACACTTCCTTTCCAGTATTAATGGGGCAGAGAGAAAGAGCCTTAGGATATCTAAAATGCATATGGCCATCTTGCCAAAAAATTGCACAAAAATATAGGGAAGAACTTAGCAACAGGTGATGAAGGACCAAAGTGAGCATCTCTACCTTTCTACTCTGATTAGGACACCTCTCTCAGTACACCTCCCTCCacacttcctcccttccccagaaaatacattttcagaGATGGCCTATAAGGAAATGAGTTGGGCTAATAGAATTCTTACAAAAATGTCTGCATTTCCTTTCTCTAGTTCCCCCCAAATCACAAGAATATGTTCACCAGTGGAAACAGGCAGGAACTAAGGCTATGAGATTCTCCTGGGCACACAATGGATTTCATTATTACCAGCCTAATCTACTTCCATGGTGTGATGGCGAATTGTACACACTCTTTGACTTTTGTAATGATGATAAGAGAAAAGAGGAGTTAGAATTTTCTAGGTGACTTAATAATTAACCGTGAGGCTTGGACCACCTAAAACTGACTTACAGAACAGCTAATCTTTCAGGAGTTGACAGCAGCGTTTCATCCCATCTCGGAGGGCCTCTTTGACTTTGTCATTCCGGAGAGTAAAGATGAAAGGATTCAGGAAGGGGGTTAACACAGAAACCAACAGGGAAACTATCTTATTGTACTCAACTCCCTGTGTTTGCTTGGGTTTCACGTAGAGAAACAAGCAGCTGCCATAGCCGATCATAACACAGGTGAAGTGGGAGGCACAAGTGAAGAAGGCTTTCCTCCGGCCAGAGGCTGATGGGATCTTGAGGATGGTGGAGATAATGTAAGTGTAGGAGACAATCGTAGGGATCAAAGAACCAATGAGAATAAAAACAGCCATTAAgaaaaggataaactctgtgaaaAGAGTGTTATCGCAGGACAGTTTGAGCAATTGCCCTCGGTCACAGTAAAAATGGTCTAATGAATTTGATTTGCGGAAGGTAAACTGAAATGTGGCATAGACGGGCCAGATTTCAGAAAGAAATCCAAACACCCATGACACTATTACCACCCAAATACAGGTACTGCTGTTCATAATGATGTTGTACCTCAAAGGGTTACACACAGCCACATAACGGTCCACAGCCATCACTCCAAGTAATGCAAACGCCATGGTCCCCACAGGAAAAGTTGAGCAATACATGTAGAGAAAGATACTGTCTGCATCCCAGGAAGCAGCAATCCCCAAAGCATCATGGGGACAATTATGGTTGTGACCAGGATCTCCAGGGTAGAGAGGTGGCTGAGGAAGAAATACATGGGGGACTGCAGACGTTTATCCACACAGACAATCACAATGATGACCGTGTTTCCCATTAATGTCactaaatagaagaaaaagaatatagcAAAAAGAATGTGGTGTAGTCCTTGGGACCCAGGGAAGCCTAGAAGGTAGAATTCAGTGGCACTAGAGTGGTTGTCCATCATTTAGTCCTTGATTCTGCTTGTTTTGAAGCCCAGAGATTAAAAGAGAGGTGGCATTGCTCCACATGGTCCTGCTctcaagagagaaggaagaaagattaGCTTAAGAAACTATTTCCAAACTGAGAATCAGGTGACATGTCCCTGCTACTGTGGTCGGCACATACATAGCTTGAGGTACATGTTGTCATCCCAAGTCTACAAGTGAGGCT encodes the following:
- the LOC472557 gene encoding LOW QUALITY PROTEIN: olfactory receptor 9A2 (The sequence of the model RefSeq protein was modified relative to this genomic sequence to represent the inferred CDS: inserted 1 base in 1 codon); translated protein: MMDNHSSATEFYLLGFPGSQGLHHILFAIFFFFYLVTLMGNTVIIVIVCVDKRLQSPMYFFLSHLSTLEILVTTIIVPMMLWGLLLPGMQTVSFSTCIAQLFXVGTMAFALLGVMAVDRYVAVCNPLRYNIIMNSSTCIWVVIVSWVFGFLSEIWPVYATFQFTFRKSNSLDHFYCDRGQLLKLSCDNTLFTEFILFLMAVFILIGSLIPTIVSYTYIISTILKIPSASGRRKAFFTCASHFTCVMIGYGSCLFLYVKPKQTQGVEYNKIVSLLVSVLTPFLNPFIFTLRNDKVKEALRDGMKRCCQLLKD